Proteins found in one Dictyoglomus sp. genomic segment:
- a CDS encoding MgtC/SapB family protein: MINDFDIIFRLLLSILLGGLVGWEREKEEKPAGLRTHILVSLGSTLIMIVSAYGFLGKYQADPGRIAAQVITGIGFIGAGTILRTGSTIKGLTTAASIWTVSGIGLAIGIGFYLPAIFTTLLVVATLIFARKLEISVIGSHRLLSLRCVIEDKPGSIENIGNLMEKLNVEIKKIELLSYKEGRIILNIFLKLPARFSEKELITKIAELNNVKRIEWI, from the coding sequence GATAAACGATTTTGATATTATTTTTAGACTTTTATTGTCGATATTATTAGGAGGCTTAGTAGGTTGGGAAAGAGAGAAAGAAGAGAAGCCTGCAGGCCTTAGAACTCATATTTTAGTCTCTCTTGGTTCTACCTTAATAATGATAGTATCCGCATATGGATTTTTGGGAAAATATCAAGCAGATCCAGGAAGAATTGCTGCACAGGTAATAACTGGTATTGGCTTTATAGGTGCAGGAACCATATTAAGGACAGGATCAACCATAAAGGGACTTACTACGGCTGCAAGTATATGGACTGTATCAGGAATTGGTTTAGCTATTGGAATAGGTTTCTATTTGCCTGCAATTTTTACTACTCTATTGGTGGTGGCAACATTGATTTTTGCTCGTAAGTTAGAGATATCTGTCATTGGTAGTCATAGACTTCTTTCTCTAAGATGTGTAATAGAGGATAAACCTGGTTCCATTGAAAATATAGGTAATTTAATGGAAAAATTAAATGTAGAAATAAAGAAAATTGAACTTTTATCCTATAAGGAAGGTAGAATAATTTTAAATATTTTTCTAAAGCTTCCTGCAAGATTTTCGGAGAAAGAATTA